Proteins encoded in a region of the Methylosinus trichosporium OB3b genome:
- a CDS encoding YbjN domain-containing protein, translating to MLIAPDKDFDRPRHPVDIVEQLATSNDWSFDRDDEDEISISVAGGWTDYHVAFTWLGELETLHVSCAFDLRVPERRRAEAQSLIRTINEQLWVGHFDLWPSEGVVMHRQSLLLAGGAQPSGLQCAALLDRALETCERYYQAFQFVLWAGKGAKEALETANFETKGEA from the coding sequence ATGTTGATCGCACCGGATAAAGACTTCGACCGCCCCCGGCATCCCGTCGACATCGTGGAGCAATTGGCCACCAGCAACGACTGGTCGTTCGATCGCGACGATGAAGACGAGATCTCGATCTCGGTCGCGGGCGGGTGGACCGATTATCATGTGGCCTTCACCTGGCTCGGCGAGCTCGAGACTCTGCATGTGAGCTGCGCTTTCGATCTGCGCGTGCCGGAGCGCCGGCGCGCCGAGGCGCAGTCGCTGATCCGCACCATCAACGAGCAGCTCTGGGTCGGCCATTTCGACTTGTGGCCGAGCGAAGGCGTGGTGATGCATCGCCAGAGCCTGCTGCTCGCCGGCGGCGCGCAGCCCTCGGGCCTGCAATGCGCGGCGCTGCTCGACCGTGCGCTCGAGACCTGCGAGCGCTATTATCAGGCGTTCCAGTTCGTGCTCTGGGCCGGCAAGGGCGCCAAGGAAGCGCTGGAGACCGCGAATTTCGAGACCAAGGGAGAGGCGTGA
- a CDS encoding L,D-transpeptidase, translating to MLISFVQRFSRISRATGAARGMMAGASLAAGLVALPGTGAARNVVAYNPGVEAGTVVISARQRSLFLVMGNGTAIRYPVAVPKSGKEWSGYAHIDGKYVNPDWVPPTVVKRDHPELPDFIRGGSPHNPMGVRALTLDRNQVAIHGTTHKMRASVGTAASYGCIRMLNEDVVDLYERVNVGTTVVMMP from the coding sequence ATGTTGATCTCGTTCGTTCAGCGTTTTTCGCGTATCTCGCGCGCCACGGGGGCGGCGCGCGGCATGATGGCGGGAGCCTCGCTCGCCGCTGGCCTCGTCGCTCTGCCCGGGACGGGCGCGGCGCGCAATGTCGTCGCCTACAATCCCGGCGTGGAGGCGGGCACGGTGGTCATCAGCGCCCGCCAGCGCAGCTTGTTCCTCGTCATGGGCAATGGCACGGCCATCCGCTATCCGGTGGCGGTGCCGAAGTCCGGCAAGGAATGGTCCGGCTACGCTCACATCGACGGCAAATATGTCAATCCGGACTGGGTCCCGCCGACGGTGGTCAAGCGCGACCACCCCGAGCTGCCCGACTTCATTCGTGGCGGCTCGCCGCATAACCCGATGGGCGTGCGGGCGCTGACGCTCGACCGCAACCAGGTGGCGATCCACGGCACCACGCACAAGATGCGCGCCTCGGTCGGCACCGCCGCCTCCTATGGTTGCATCCGCATGCTCAACGAGGATGTGGTCGACCTCTATGAGCGCGTCAATGTCGGAACGACCGTGGTGATGATGCCCTGA
- a CDS encoding TetR/AcrR family transcriptional regulator — MTTNDKTTDTGAETKSANGSMRDRIVEALMRLAGRRAFEDIAIADIAHEAGVSLADFRDCFPSKGAVLASFSRKIDRQVLEDFSGRYAAEPAKERLYDVLLRRLEALEPYRNALEAISQWASTDPLAAAALNRETVNSMRFMLEAADIDSEGALGALKLQGLAIAWWRVLGVWFEDSDVDLCRTKAALDRELSRSEAVIERIEDVTRLTSPLRTLARAVFRGVTGRRRHGRHHMRDRDEDLDEDYEEARRRHHHAERHHQDDATA; from the coding sequence ATGACGACGAACGACAAAACCACCGACACGGGGGCCGAGACCAAATCGGCGAACGGCTCGATGCGCGACAGGATCGTCGAGGCGCTGATGCGGCTCGCCGGGCGGCGCGCCTTCGAGGATATAGCGATCGCCGACATCGCCCATGAGGCTGGCGTCTCGCTCGCCGATTTCCGCGATTGCTTCCCGTCCAAGGGCGCGGTGCTGGCGTCCTTCTCGCGCAAGATCGACCGGCAGGTGCTGGAGGATTTTTCCGGCCGCTACGCCGCCGAGCCGGCCAAGGAGCGGCTCTATGACGTGCTGCTGCGCCGGCTCGAGGCGCTGGAGCCCTATCGCAACGCGCTGGAGGCGATCTCGCAATGGGCGTCGACCGATCCGCTGGCGGCGGCGGCGCTCAATCGCGAGACCGTCAATTCGATGCGCTTCATGCTCGAGGCGGCCGACATCGACAGCGAAGGCGCGCTCGGCGCCCTGAAGCTGCAGGGCCTCGCCATCGCCTGGTGGCGCGTGCTCGGCGTCTGGTTCGAGGACAGCGACGTCGATCTCTGCCGCACCAAGGCGGCGCTCGACCGCGAGCTGTCGCGCAGCGAGGCGGTGATCGAGCGGATCGAGGATGTGACGCGGCTCACCTCGCCGCTGCGCACTCTGGCCCGCGCCGTGTTCCGCGGCGTGACCGGCCGCCGTCGCCACGGACGCCACCACATGCGCGACCGCGACGAGGACCTCGATGAGGATTACGAGGAGGCGCGCCGCCGTCATCACCACGCCGAGCGCCACCATCAGGACGACGCGACAGCGTAA
- the proC gene encoding pyrroline-5-carboxylate reductase, with the protein MSAFVGLPGSITLVGAGKMGAALLQGWAAQGLSGEGVAIVEPQASREVTALAAARGFRLNPPTRAPAEALVLAIKPQMLDAVAPSLVADAGPDTLVLSILAGKRVADLVARLPAAKMIVRAMPNTPASIGRGISGAFACPAVDDGRRGLASALLGAVGEVEWIESEALIDAVTAVSGSGPAYVFHFVECLTKAGVEAGLPEEIAARLARATVAGAGELLRQSGDLSPATLRENVTSPGGTTAAALAVLMAEDGLAPLLARAVAAARRRAEELSG; encoded by the coding sequence GTGAGCGCTTTTGTCGGATTGCCCGGCTCCATCACCCTGGTCGGGGCCGGAAAAATGGGAGCGGCGCTGCTCCAGGGCTGGGCGGCGCAGGGCCTCTCGGGGGAGGGCGTCGCCATTGTCGAGCCGCAGGCCTCTCGCGAGGTCACGGCGCTCGCGGCTGCGCGCGGCTTCCGGCTCAATCCGCCGACGCGCGCGCCGGCCGAGGCGCTGGTGCTGGCGATCAAGCCGCAGATGCTGGACGCCGTCGCGCCGTCGCTTGTCGCCGACGCCGGTCCCGACACGCTCGTGCTGTCGATTCTCGCCGGCAAGCGCGTCGCCGATCTCGTCGCCCGCCTGCCGGCGGCGAAGATGATCGTGCGCGCGATGCCCAACACGCCGGCTTCGATCGGTCGCGGCATTTCCGGCGCTTTCGCTTGTCCCGCGGTCGACGACGGGCGGCGCGGGCTCGCTTCGGCGCTGCTCGGCGCTGTCGGCGAGGTGGAATGGATCGAGAGCGAGGCGCTGATCGATGCGGTGACCGCCGTCTCCGGCTCCGGCCCGGCCTATGTGTTCCATTTCGTCGAATGTCTCACCAAGGCCGGCGTCGAGGCCGGCCTGCCCGAGGAAATCGCGGCGCGTCTCGCGCGCGCCACGGTCGCCGGCGCCGGCGAATTGCTGCGGCAGAGCGGGGACCTCTCGCCCGCGACCTTGCGGGAAAATGTCACCTCGCCCGGCGGCACCACGGCGGCGGCCCTGGCTGTTCTGATGGCTGAGGACGGGCTCGCGCCGCTCCTCGCTCGCGCCGTGGCGGCGGCGCGGCGGCGCGCCGAGGAATTGTCCGGCTGA